In Zingiber officinale cultivar Zhangliang chromosome 3B, Zo_v1.1, whole genome shotgun sequence, a single window of DNA contains:
- the LOC122055456 gene encoding FRIGIDA-like protein 4a, with protein sequence MASEAVSATPASLVQQSFAELDKQRELITCCTQLWKELSDHFSTLERRLEKKSEALRSKRQSLDASSRRTLSVLRRRELTIDASVEVALSKLDAVKAIQVVSSAAEGDELDLTSKLRSFCTKVDFHGFFDLVVAKRKEVELLRSELPVALADCIDPGKFVIDALSGIFPVDRRPVKSPNDLGWACVLVLESLVPILADPELGPARPLVTRTIRERAQDMAKEWKESLELRGGIENVKPPDAHTFLQHVVTFGIVEKDDKELYRRLVVTFAWRRQMPKLAISLGLEDKIEDIIEELINNGHQLDAISFAHEAGLQEKFPPVQLLKSFLEDSKIATSTAEDSNNSGQTANTTSRKEQSVIRAAIKCIQEHKLEAEFPMESLQKRLEHLEKAKVEKKKTSGGSPTNDRPNSPANKRTRANNGGPMPPAKAGRLTNNAYVSSFPAHHTFVRSPLVHTTCPGTSPYPYDSPPGHGVYGSRSPPAIRDAYGYPTEATPAPLAASYPSPPMSYPPYGNYNNGMVGYHNVLAPVYQPAYYR encoded by the exons ATGGCATCGGAGGCGGTGTCCGCCACCCCCGCTTCCCTTGTGCAGCAGAGCTTCGCGGAGCTGGACAAGCAGCGGGAGCTCATTACATGCTGCACTCAGCTATGGAAGGAGCTCTCCGATCACTTCTCCACCCTTGAGCGACGGCTCGAGAAGAAGTCCGAGGCTCTTAGGTCCAAGCGTCAGTCGCTCGATGCTTCCTCCCGCCGCACCCTCAGCGTCCTCCGACGCCGCGAACTCACCATCGATGCCTCCGTCGAAGTTGCTCTCTCCAAGCTCGACGCTGTCAAGGCGATCCAGGTCGTCTCTTCTGCAGCGGAGGGCGACGAGCTCGATCTCACCTCAAAGCTACGATCTTTCTGCACTAAAGTGGATTTCCATGGATTCTTCGACCTCGTAGTTGCTAAAAGGAAGGAGGTGGAGTTGCTTCGGTCTGAGCTCCCAGTGGCCCTCGCAGACTGTATTGATCCGGGCAAGTTCGTCATTGACGCGTTATCTGGGATCTTCCCCGTCGACCGGAGGCCCGTGAAGTCGCCAAATGATCTCGGTTGGGCATGTGTGCTAGTGTTGGAGTCATTGGTGCCAATCCTTGCAGATCCTGAGCTGGGGCCAGCGAGGCCGTTGGTGACTCGAACCATAAGGGAGCGTGCTCAGGACATGGCAAAGGAGTGGAAAGAGAGTCTAGAGCTGCGTGGAGGGATTGAGAACGTGAAGCCACCTGATGCGCACACATTTCTCCAACATGTGGTGACCTTTGGAATCGTAGAGAAGGATGACAAAGAGCTATACCGAAGACTTGTTGTAACTTTCGCTTGGCGAAGGCAAATGCCCAAGCTTGCTATTTCATTAGGACTTGAGGATAAAATCGAAG ATATCATCGAGGAATTGATCAACAATGGACATCAGCTAGATGCAATAAGCTTTGCTCATGAAGCTGGTCTGCAGGAGAAGTTCCCTCCAGTTCAATTGCTAAAATCCTTCCTTGAAGACTCAAAGATAGCAACTTCAACTGCAGAAGACAGCAACAACAGTGGGCAAACTGCA AATACCACAAGCCGCAAGGAACAGTCAGTTATTCGTGCCGCTATCAAGTGTATTCAAGAACATAAGCTTGAAGCTGAGTTTCCCATGGAGAGCCTTCAGAAGCGACTCGAGCATTTGGAGAAGGCCAAGGTGGAGAAAAAAAAGACGTCCGGTGGCAGTCCTACCAATGACCGGCCTAATAGCCCAGCCAACAAGCGAACACGAGCCAACAATGGGGGACCGATGCCTCCTGCCAAGGCCGGCCGGCTGACGAACAATGCCTACGTGTCCTCCTTCCCTGCTCATCATACCTTTGTACGATCACCTTTGGTCCACACCACATGCCCCGGAACATCTCCTTATCCTTATGACAGCCCACCAGGACATGGGGTCTATGGTAGCAGGAGTCCACCAGCTATCAGAGATGCTTATGGATACCCAACTGAAGCCACCCCTGCTCCACTTGCTGCATCATATCCCTCGCCACCAATGAGCTACCCACCATACGGAAATTACAACAATGGCATGGTAGGCTACCACAATGTATTGGCACCAGTGTATCAGCCAGCTTACTACAGGTAG